One genomic region from Granulimonas faecalis encodes:
- the leuS gene encoding leucine--tRNA ligase — MGDHSEHEGRVPVYDAGAIEEKWQRVWEERGLFRAADDGRPKKYVLEMFPYPSGDLHMGHARNYTIGDAMARQAHMQGFDVLHPIGFDAFGLPAENAAIKHRTQPAKWTYGNIDQAVATMRRMGFSYDYDRMVRTCDPSYYRWGQYLFLKMWEKGLVDRRTSPVNWCPTCNTVLANEQVTEGRCWRCGTVPERRELTQWYLKITDYAEELLDDIDRLDRWPERVRQMQRNWIGKSEGAEIDFALADASGEPTDLKITVFTTRPDTLFGASFFLLAPEYPLVHELVDGTEYEGAVQEVIDIAEATSAVDRQSSEVEKHGAFTGRYMVNPVNGRLLPIWVADYVITDYGTGAVMGVPCGDERDFQFARKYGLPVPPIILQEDDPLFDGLSGQEDLVVTDVPWDHAMDAEGVMVQSGPITGMRGGKRSEAAKAVVDLLAGRGLAREAVNFRLRDWLISRQRYWGNPIPAVHCEHCGIVPVPEDQLPVTLPEGLDLAAGETLAECPEFYETTCPVCGAPARRETDTMDTFTDSSWYYLRYCDPHNDHEPVGRAAADRWMPVDNYIGGIEHAILHLLYSRFWTKVMRDLGMVSCDEPFTDLLCQGMVKDENGEVMSKSKGNVVAPASVIEPYGADTMRLAILFIAPPEKDFDWDPQAVAGCNRFLKRAWKSVWEASCSATPGAEPSMDALDDEGRKLLRAVHRLGIKCTDDYGRRQYNTAISALMELVNAGNAYLAATASGERDGALMARYAHDLVAMLSPVCPHWADELASEALGMEGSMYDEPWPTFDADLTREDTVEIVVQVLGKIRARIQVAPDAPREELERAALEAVAPQLEGKDVVKVVVVPGKLVNVVAR; from the coding sequence ATGGGCGACCACAGCGAGCACGAAGGGCGCGTCCCCGTCTACGACGCGGGCGCCATCGAGGAGAAGTGGCAACGCGTCTGGGAGGAGCGGGGCCTCTTCCGCGCCGCCGACGACGGCCGTCCCAAGAAGTACGTCCTCGAGATGTTCCCGTACCCCTCGGGCGACCTCCACATGGGCCACGCCCGCAACTACACCATCGGCGACGCCATGGCGCGCCAGGCCCACATGCAGGGCTTCGACGTCCTGCACCCCATCGGGTTCGACGCCTTCGGCCTCCCTGCGGAGAACGCCGCCATCAAGCACCGCACGCAGCCCGCCAAGTGGACCTACGGCAACATCGACCAGGCCGTGGCCACCATGCGCCGCATGGGCTTCTCCTACGACTACGACCGCATGGTGAGGACCTGCGACCCCTCCTACTACCGCTGGGGCCAATACCTCTTCCTCAAGATGTGGGAGAAGGGCCTCGTCGACCGCCGCACGTCGCCGGTCAACTGGTGCCCCACCTGCAACACCGTGCTCGCCAACGAGCAGGTCACCGAGGGGCGCTGCTGGCGCTGCGGCACCGTGCCCGAGCGCCGCGAGCTCACCCAGTGGTACCTCAAGATCACCGACTACGCCGAGGAGCTCCTCGACGACATCGACCGCCTCGACCGCTGGCCCGAGCGCGTGAGGCAGATGCAGCGCAACTGGATCGGCAAGTCCGAGGGTGCCGAGATCGACTTCGCCCTGGCCGACGCCTCCGGCGAGCCCACCGACCTCAAGATCACGGTGTTCACCACGCGCCCCGACACGCTCTTCGGCGCCAGCTTCTTCCTGCTCGCACCCGAGTACCCGCTGGTCCACGAGCTCGTGGACGGCACGGAGTACGAGGGGGCCGTGCAGGAGGTCATCGACATCGCCGAGGCCACGAGCGCGGTGGACCGCCAGTCCAGCGAGGTGGAGAAGCACGGCGCCTTCACGGGCCGCTACATGGTGAACCCGGTCAACGGTCGGCTCCTGCCCATCTGGGTGGCCGACTACGTCATCACCGACTACGGCACCGGCGCCGTCATGGGCGTCCCCTGCGGCGACGAGCGCGACTTCCAGTTCGCCCGCAAGTACGGCCTGCCCGTCCCGCCGATCATCCTCCAGGAGGACGACCCTCTCTTCGACGGGCTCTCCGGCCAGGAGGACCTCGTGGTGACCGACGTGCCCTGGGACCACGCCATGGACGCCGAGGGCGTCATGGTGCAGTCCGGCCCGATCACGGGCATGCGCGGCGGCAAGCGCTCCGAGGCCGCCAAGGCCGTCGTCGACCTGCTCGCAGGGCGCGGGCTCGCCCGCGAGGCCGTGAACTTCCGCCTGCGCGACTGGCTCATCAGCCGCCAGCGGTACTGGGGCAACCCCATCCCGGCCGTCCACTGCGAGCACTGCGGCATCGTGCCCGTGCCTGAGGACCAGCTGCCCGTGACGCTGCCCGAGGGCCTGGACCTCGCGGCGGGGGAGACCCTGGCCGAGTGCCCCGAGTTCTACGAGACCACGTGCCCCGTGTGCGGCGCCCCGGCCCGCCGCGAGACCGACACCATGGACACCTTCACGGACTCCAGCTGGTACTACCTGCGCTACTGCGACCCGCACAACGACCACGAGCCCGTGGGCCGCGCGGCGGCCGACCGCTGGATGCCCGTGGACAACTACATCGGCGGCATCGAGCACGCCATCCTGCACCTGCTCTACTCGCGCTTCTGGACCAAGGTCATGCGCGACCTCGGCATGGTCTCGTGCGACGAGCCCTTCACCGACCTGCTCTGCCAGGGCATGGTCAAGGACGAGAACGGCGAGGTCATGTCCAAGTCCAAGGGCAACGTCGTGGCGCCTGCGAGCGTCATCGAGCCCTACGGAGCCGACACCATGCGCCTCGCCATCCTGTTCATCGCGCCGCCGGAGAAGGACTTCGACTGGGACCCCCAGGCCGTGGCCGGCTGCAACCGCTTCCTCAAGCGCGCGTGGAAGAGCGTGTGGGAGGCCTCATGCTCCGCGACGCCGGGCGCCGAGCCCTCCATGGACGCGCTCGACGACGAGGGCAGGAAGCTCCTGCGCGCCGTGCACCGCCTGGGCATCAAGTGCACCGACGACTACGGGCGTAGGCAGTACAACACCGCCATCTCGGCGCTCATGGAGCTCGTGAACGCCGGCAACGCCTACCTCGCCGCCACGGCCTCCGGGGAGCGCGACGGCGCCCTCATGGCCCGCTACGCCCACGACCTCGTGGCCATGCTCTCGCCCGTCTGCCCCCATTGGGCCGACGAGCTCGCCTCCGAGGCCCTCGGCATGGAGGGCTCCATGTACGACGAGCCGTGGCCCACGTTCGACGCCGACCTCACCCGCGAGGACACCGTCGAGATCGTCGTCCAGGTGCTCGGCAAGATCCGCGCCCGCATCCAGGTGGCGCCCGACGCGCCCCGCGAGGAGCTCGAGCGCGCAGCGCTCGAGGCCGTGGCTCCCCAGCTGGAGGGCAAGGACGTCGTCAAGGTGGTCGTCGTCCCCGGCAAGCTGGTGAACGTCGTCGCCAGGTAG
- a CDS encoding IMP dehydrogenase, translating to MATFFPGESHTFSEYLLVPGYSSSECVPGNVSLATPLVKFRRGEEPALTLNTPMVSAIMQSVSGPRLAIALAQEGGMSFIYGSQTAEDEARMVREVKAYKAGVVTSDSNLTPDMTLAEVMCLKERTHHSAMPVTDDGGPHGRLLGIVTSRDYRPSRDAADKPVRDFMTPIDRVVTAPASYTLSECNDIIWENKLNQLPIVNDDGTLVGMVFRKDYDSHKSNPNELLDSSKRYIVGAGINTRDYAERVPLLVEAGADALCIDSSEGFSEWQSRTLSWIRDNYGDAVKVGAGNVVDAEGFRFLADAGADFVKVGIGGGSICITREQKGIGRGQASALIDVCEARDRYFEETGVYVPVCSDGGIVYDYHMTLALAMGADFLMLGRYFARFDESPTERVTVNGSYMKEYWGEGSARARNWARYDLGGDKKLSFVEGVDSYVPYAGPLRDGVQNSLLKIRSTMCNCGALTLPELKEKARLTLVSATSLVEGGAHDVVLKEPNQQVTLNFN from the coding sequence ATGGCAACGTTCTTCCCTGGTGAGTCGCACACCTTCTCCGAGTACCTCCTGGTACCCGGGTACTCCTCCTCTGAATGCGTCCCCGGGAACGTGAGCCTTGCCACGCCCCTGGTCAAGTTCCGCCGTGGCGAGGAGCCGGCCCTCACCCTCAACACCCCCATGGTCTCGGCCATCATGCAGTCGGTCTCCGGCCCGCGCCTCGCCATCGCCCTGGCCCAGGAGGGCGGCATGAGCTTCATCTACGGCTCCCAGACCGCCGAGGACGAGGCCCGCATGGTGCGCGAGGTCAAGGCCTACAAGGCCGGTGTCGTCACCTCGGACTCCAACCTCACGCCAGACATGACCCTGGCCGAGGTCATGTGCCTCAAGGAGCGCACCCACCACTCGGCCATGCCCGTCACCGACGACGGCGGCCCCCACGGCCGGCTCCTCGGCATCGTCACCTCCCGCGACTACCGTCCCAGTCGCGACGCCGCCGACAAGCCCGTCCGCGACTTCATGACCCCCATCGACCGCGTGGTCACCGCCCCGGCCTCCTACACGCTCTCCGAGTGCAACGACATCATCTGGGAGAACAAGCTCAACCAGCTCCCCATCGTCAACGACGACGGCACCTTGGTGGGCATGGTGTTCCGCAAGGACTACGACTCCCACAAGTCCAACCCCAACGAGCTGCTCGACTCCTCCAAGCGCTACATCGTGGGCGCCGGCATCAACACCCGCGACTACGCCGAGCGCGTGCCACTGCTTGTGGAGGCCGGCGCCGACGCCCTGTGCATCGACTCCTCCGAGGGCTTCTCCGAGTGGCAGTCCCGTACCCTGTCCTGGATCCGCGACAACTACGGCGACGCCGTCAAGGTCGGTGCCGGCAACGTGGTGGACGCCGAGGGCTTCCGTTTCCTGGCCGACGCCGGCGCGGACTTCGTCAAGGTGGGCATCGGCGGCGGCTCCATCTGCATCACCCGCGAGCAGAAGGGCATCGGTCGCGGCCAGGCCTCGGCCCTCATCGACGTCTGCGAGGCCCGCGACCGCTACTTCGAGGAGACCGGTGTCTACGTGCCCGTGTGCTCCGACGGCGGCATCGTGTACGACTACCATATGACCCTGGCCCTGGCCATGGGCGCCGACTTCCTCATGCTCGGCCGCTACTTCGCCCGCTTCGACGAGAGCCCCACCGAGCGCGTCACGGTCAACGGATCCTACATGAAGGAGTACTGGGGCGAGGGTTCCGCCCGCGCCCGCAACTGGGCGCGCTACGACCTCGGCGGCGACAAGAAGCTGAGCTTCGTCGAGGGCGTCGACTCCTACGTGCCCTATGCCGGCCCCCTGCGCGACGGCGTCCAGAACTCCCTGCTCAAGATCCGCTCCACCATGTGCAACTGCGGGGCCCTCACTCTGCCCGAGCTCAAGGAGAAGGCACGCCTCACCTTGGTCTCGGCCACGTCCCTCGTGGAAGGCGGGGCCCACGACGTGGTGCTCAAGGAGCCCAACCAGCAGGTTACGCTCAATTTCAACTAG
- a CDS encoding glycosyltransferase family 2 protein, with protein MELTRLGITPIVVFNTIIFLFFTVAFFYQIVYFLVGLRRGEVELPEAKKNHRYAFMIAAHNEEVVIGQLVRSIKEQDYPAELIDVYVVADACTDATAERAREAGAYVYERNDLARKGKSWALDMGFDNVLNERGDDYYDAFIIFDADNLLSKDYVRQMNKVVDLGYLAATSYRNSKNFDSSWISSAYGIWFLREARFLNNARMMLGTGCAISGSGWMVSNKIIRSMHGWAFHTLTEDIQFSTFCAANGIRIAYAPAEFFDEQPVTLKASWIQRMRWTKGFYQVFFSYGGDLARGIGFGRFSSYDMLMTIAPGMILTLLSAMVNATYLVVGSISHGFLATQSEIAMCVGSLVMTFASMYLVFFVLALLTTVAERRHIHATKRWRVWANVLTFPFFMMTYIPITVIALFKKVEWVPTKHEFAMSVDQVTAD; from the coding sequence GTGGAGCTCACCCGCCTCGGCATCACGCCCATCGTCGTGTTCAACACGATCATCTTCCTGTTCTTCACCGTGGCGTTCTTCTACCAGATCGTCTACTTCCTCGTGGGGCTCCGCCGCGGCGAGGTGGAGCTGCCCGAGGCCAAGAAGAACCACCGCTACGCCTTCATGATCGCCGCCCACAACGAGGAGGTCGTCATCGGCCAGCTCGTGAGGTCGATCAAGGAGCAGGACTACCCGGCCGAGCTCATCGACGTCTACGTGGTGGCCGACGCCTGCACCGACGCCACGGCCGAGCGGGCCCGGGAGGCGGGCGCCTACGTCTACGAGCGCAACGACCTCGCCCGCAAGGGCAAGAGCTGGGCGCTCGACATGGGCTTCGACAACGTGCTCAACGAGAGGGGCGACGACTACTACGATGCCTTCATCATCTTCGACGCCGACAACCTGCTGTCCAAGGACTACGTCAGACAGATGAACAAGGTCGTCGACCTCGGATACCTGGCCGCCACGAGCTACCGCAACTCCAAGAACTTCGACTCCTCCTGGATCAGCTCCGCCTACGGCATCTGGTTCCTGCGCGAGGCGCGCTTCCTCAACAACGCGCGCATGATGCTCGGCACCGGCTGCGCCATCTCGGGCTCGGGCTGGATGGTCTCCAACAAGATCATCCGCTCCATGCACGGCTGGGCCTTCCACACCCTCACCGAGGACATCCAGTTCTCCACGTTCTGCGCCGCCAACGGCATCCGCATCGCCTACGCCCCCGCCGAGTTCTTCGACGAGCAGCCCGTGACCCTCAAGGCGTCCTGGATCCAGCGCATGCGGTGGACCAAGGGTTTCTACCAGGTGTTCTTCTCCTACGGTGGCGACCTTGCCCGTGGCATCGGCTTCGGCAGGTTCTCGAGCTACGACATGCTCATGACCATCGCCCCGGGCATGATCCTCACGCTCCTGTCGGCCATGGTCAACGCCACCTACCTCGTGGTGGGCTCCATCAGCCACGGCTTCCTGGCCACCCAGTCCGAGATCGCCATGTGCGTGGGCTCCCTCGTCATGACCTTCGCCTCCATGTACCTGGTCTTCTTCGTGCTCGCCCTGCTCACCACCGTGGCCGAGCGCAGGCACATCCACGCCACCAAGCGCTGGCGCGTCTGGGCCAACGTCCTCACGTTTCCGTTCTTCATGATGACCTACATCCCCATCACCGTGATCGCCCTGTTCAAGAAGGTCGAGTGGGTGCCCACCAAGCACGAGTTCGCCATGTCCGTGGACCAGGTCACGGCCGACTGA